The sequence below is a genomic window from Actinomycetota bacterium.
CGTCCGAGCAACAGCGCCGGGTCGCCTATGGCCGGTTCCTGCACTTCTACAATCACCACAGGTCCCACGGCGCGCTCGGCTGGCACACACCCATGCACACACTCAGCCAGTGCCTCGGGGACAACGTCCCCGCTCAGCACAGCTAGCCGGCGGGCGGTCTCCTCGTCCGCCCGCGCCGGGTGCGTCTCCCCCTCCACGATCACCGCCTCCATCCCCTGCCCGACCGACGCGACGACGCGGGGGTCACGACGGACGTTGCGGTTATGGACGGTCGACTCGCCTCCGCCGTACCACAGCGCCTCGTCGAGCCACACCCCGTCGCGTGGGACAAGGTGGGGGCGGCCGTCCCGACGCGTGCTCGCCACCCAGTAGACGGGGGCAGTCTCGAGCTTGCGGCGGATGTGCGCCCATTCGAGGGTCCGGGTCGGCGCCCCGTACCCTTCCGGGAGTCGCATGAGTTCGCCGATGGGGTCCACCATCGGCAGAGCCTAGTGGGAGCCGGCGACAGGGAGTCGGCGTCGGTCCGGGGGGGCGGGCGCACGCGCGACGGGGGTGACGACGGACGGCTCCCCGGTCTCCCCGAGCTCGGCGGCGATCGCGTGGGCCTCCGCCAGCAGGGCGGCCACCATCTCGTCCGGACCCACCTCCCGGACCCGCTCCCCCTTGCGGAAGAGGGTGCCTCCGTGCTTCGAGAGGGCCAGCCCCACGTCGGCCTCCCGCGCCTCGCCCGGACCGTTCACGAGGCACCCCATGACGGCCACCTGGACGGGCGCCTTCAGTCCGGCCAGCGCCTCCTCGACCTGGGTCGCGATCGTGATGACGTCCCCCTCGACCCGGCCGCAGGTCGGGCACGCGACGATATCGGCTCCCTCTCGACGCAGCCCCAGAGCGGAGAGGATGGCCTTGCCGGTCTTCACCTCCTCGACCGGGTCGGCGGCGAGCGAGACCCGGATCGTGTCGCCGATCCCCTCGGCGAGCAGGGTCCCGATGCCGACGGCCGACTTGATGCTGCCCGCGAACTGGGTGCCGGCCTCGGTGACCCCGAGGTGCAGTGGGTGGTCCGTGCGCTCGGACAGCAGGCGATAGGCCTGGATCATCTGGTACGCGTCCGAGTGCTTCACCGAGATCTTCATGTCGGTGAACCCCTCCTCCTCGAGGAGGGCGACCTCCCACAGCGCCGACTCGACCAGCGCCTCAGGGGTGGGGCCCCCGTGCTTCGTCAGGAACTCGGAGTGCAGTGACCCGGCGTTGGCTCCCACCCGTATGGGGATCCCGCGCTCGCGGGCCGCCCGGGCCACCTCGCGGATGCGGCGGGGGTCCTTGATGTTGCCGGGGTTGAGCCGGAGTCCGTCCACCCCGTACTCGATCACCTTGAGGGCAAGATCGTGACGGAAGTGGATATCGGCGATGATCGGCACCGGACGCGCGGCCGAGGACATCAGCCACAGCAGGAGGGCTATCCCGTCGGCCGACTCGTCGTCGGGGACGGTGACCCGGACGATATCGGCGCCGGCCGTCGCGAGGGCCAGCACCTGGTCGAAGGTCGCCCGGGCGTCCGGCGTCCGCGTCGTCGTCATCGACTGGATCGAGACCGGGGCGCTTCCCCCGATCGCCACCGAACCGACGCGGATCTGCCTGGTCGAGCGTCGCTGGGGGGTCATCGAGAGCCACGCTAGCACGGGGTCCGCGCCGCGCCGGGGCGTGTGATGTGAAGGTTCAGCAGAGCCGGTCGACCGGCAGCGCGCACGTCGCGACGACCCCGGGGGCGAGGACGAAGATCTCCTCGACGTGGGTGTCGACACGACCGCAGTCGTCGCGGGACCGGAAGGTGAGCGTGTAGGGACCCGCCGTGACCTGGGCCGGGTCGAAGGTCACCGAGTAGCGATTGCGGATGCGGCGGTGCCGGCCGTCCACCGGTTGCATCTCGATCGGGCCTCCGCCGTCCACCCGCACCTCCACCAGGTTGATGTAGTTCGCGTTGGAGTCGGGCTCCCCCGCGTACCAGGGGATGTCATCGACGGTGATCTCGACGTACGTGCCCGGGCGGGCCAGGTCATGGCTCGGTCCGGGGACGAAGTTGTAGAAGATCGGCCCGAACCGGTCGGGGAGCAGACACGTGGACGGGTCGAAGCCGGGCGGCTGCGTCTGGGCGCCCGCCGGCAGTCCGAGGGCGAGGCAGGCCATCACGCAGACGGCTACCGGCAACGAACGGACCCTGTGCGATCTCATCGTCCCGGACTTCGCCGGGCACCCCGCCGTTCCTGCCGCTAGAACGGGAGCTGGGCCGGAGAAAGGATGTCCCGGAACAATAGGGACACCCCGACCAGGAGCAGCAGGGCGAACCCGACCGCCATGACCCGCCCGAGGGCGCGCTGACCGAGCGGCTTGCGCCTCAGCCTCTCTATCCCGAGGAGCAGCAGGTGTCCGCCGTCCAGCGGAGGCAGGGGGAGGAGGTTGAACAGCCCGATGAAGATGTTGATGTTCGCGAAGAACTCCATGAACATCGCGATCCGGCCCCGGGCGGCGAGGTCGGCGGCTATCCGGCCGGCACCGTAGATGCTGATCGGCCTCTCCTCCGGGCTCGGGTCGGCTCCCGGGATGA
It includes:
- a CDS encoding pyridoxamine 5'-phosphate oxidase family protein; this translates as MVDPIGELMRLPEGYGAPTRTLEWAHIRRKLETAPVYWVASTRRDGRPHLVPRDGVWLDEALWYGGGESTVHNRNVRRDPRVVASVGQGMEAVIVEGETHPARADEETARRLAVLSGDVVPEALAECVHGCVPAERAVGPVVIVEVQEPAIGDPALLLGR
- the ispG gene encoding flavodoxin-dependent (E)-4-hydroxy-3-methylbut-2-enyl-diphosphate synthase, coding for MTPQRRSTRQIRVGSVAIGGSAPVSIQSMTTTRTPDARATFDQVLALATAGADIVRVTVPDDESADGIALLLWLMSSAARPVPIIADIHFRHDLALKVIEYGVDGLRLNPGNIKDPRRIREVARAARERGIPIRVGANAGSLHSEFLTKHGGPTPEALVESALWEVALLEEEGFTDMKISVKHSDAYQMIQAYRLLSERTDHPLHLGVTEAGTQFAGSIKSAVGIGTLLAEGIGDTIRVSLAADPVEEVKTGKAILSALGLRREGADIVACPTCGRVEGDVITIATQVEEALAGLKAPVQVAVMGCLVNGPGEAREADVGLALSKHGGTLFRKGERVREVGPDEMVAALLAEAHAIAAELGETGEPSVVTPVARAPAPPDRRRLPVAGSH